A window of Hemibagrus wyckioides isolate EC202008001 linkage group LG03, SWU_Hwy_1.0, whole genome shotgun sequence contains these coding sequences:
- the vstm4a gene encoding V-set and transmembrane domain-containing protein 4a: MKLSSLVMVLLTRALIGEWTEALNVTVTPGPVSVCLEGENITVSCLVSQRKRSNSVLVLRWLYFPKPEDERLVVKMNFKKAKYYGNYSLSFSQTKFYLWEEVEGEIYSLLIFNVSREDRGNYSCKVQEIRKHRNKWRASSNGTGSMELRVHYLGVPESTDNIWRWFQDLYLCAVLICSVGLISTLLFIMRIACQYMRHKQRGKDRFYLVKCPESSSGETVTSVASSSPGMHRKEKRHKTPPKDITASPPVIPVKAPVPSKPRRTKLLKVQPRKTHMLRVADDSLTYAELELVKRTPEAKRSNSGAAQLETNAHCTGTVYAQILFVEKQV; this comes from the exons ATGAAACTCTCATCTCTTGTGATGGTTCTCCTGACTAGGGCTTTGATTGGAG AGTGGACTGAGGCTCTGAATGTGACAGTGACCCCTGGACccgtctctgtgtgtctggaaGGAGAAAATATTACCGTGTCATGCCTGGTCTCTCAAAGGAAGAGGAGCAACAGCGTGCTGGTTCTGCGCTGGCTCTACTTCCCAAAGCCTGAGGATGAGCGGCTGGTGGTGAAGATGAATTTCAAGAAGGCGAAGTACTACGGAAACTACAGCCTAAGCTTTTCCCAGACCAAATTTTACCTGTGGGAGGAAGTGGAAGGAGAAATATACAGCTTGCTGATCTTCAATGTATCGAGGGAAGACAGAGGCAACTACAGTTGTAAAGTGCAAGAGATACGCAAACACAGAAACAAGTGGAGGGCCTCATCAAATGGCACAGGGAGCATGGAGCTACGAG TGCACTACCTAGGAGTCCCGGAGAGCACTGATAACATCTGGCGCTGGTTTCAAG ATCTTTATCTGTGTGCAGTGCTGATCTGCTCTGTTGGTCTCATTTCTACACTTCTTTTCATCATGAGAATTGCATGTCAATACATGCGGCATAAACAAAGAGGAAAAG aCAGATTCTATTTGGTGAAATGTCCAGAGAGCAG CTCTGGAGAGACAGTGACCAGTGTTGCCAGCTCATCTCCTGGAATgcacaggaaagaaaaaagacataAAACACCACCCAAAGACATCACTGCATCGCCGCCAGTCATACCAGTGAAAG ctccTGTTCCAAGTAAGCCACGCAGGACCAAACTTTTAAAAGTCCAGCCTAGAAAAACACACATG CTGCGGGTGGCAGATGACAGCCTGACATACGCCGAGCTGGAACTGGTCAAGCGAACGCCCGAGGCTAAAAGAAGCAACTCAGGAGCTGCACAGCTGGAGACCAACGCACACTGCACAGGAACTGTGTACGCTCAGATCCTCTTTGTGGAAAAGCAAGTGTAA